In Lotus japonicus ecotype B-129 chromosome 5, LjGifu_v1.2, one genomic interval encodes:
- the LOC130719251 gene encoding RNA polymerase II transcriptional coactivator KELP-like, with the protein NLTRSNSISGAASSVSVSGALFDTPGLDLSLPPFKAFVKQIVQAFLEEKQQQLDEEQQEQQGVTQDKEFDDDGDLIICKLSEKRKVTIQDFRGKTLVSIREYYRKDGKDLPTSKAGLFTKKYRSFSFYTDHASNDFATKKVKLYTGSVLFVSWVFCFYNVGWTGNISHFHCTQSC; encoded by the exons AACCTCACCAGATCGAACTCTATCTCTGGCGCGGCGTCTTCGGTTTCGGTTTCTGGAGCTCTGTTTGACACTCCAGGCCTCGacctctctctccctcccttcAAAGCCTTCGTCAAGCAGATCGTGCAAGCTTTTCTCGAAGAGAAGCAGCAACAGCTAGATGAAgaacaacaagaacaacaagGAGTTACCCAGGACAAGGAGTTCGATGACGATGGCGATCTCATCATCTGCAAG CTTTCGGAGAAGAGGAAGGTGACGATTCAGGATTTCAGAGGGAAAACACTGGTCTCCATTAGGGAGTATTACAGAAAGGACGGCAAGGACCTACCTACTTCAAAAG CAGGTCTTTTCACTAAGAAATACAGAAGCTTCTCTTTTTATACAGATCACGCCTCGAATGATTTTGCCACTAAGAAGGTCAAG TTATACACTGGTTCCGTCCTTTTTGTTTCTTGGGTTTTTTGCTTCTATAATGTTGGTTGGACAG GGAATATATCTCACTTCCACTGCACGCAGTCATGCTAA
- the LOC130718523 gene encoding NDR1/HIN1-like protein 1 has protein sequence MSMKECDHHKGAKRRAFRRVFCCIVVFLFIVLVTILLIWAILRPTKPTFILQDVTVYAFNATVPNFLTTNFQVTLTSRNPNEHIGVYYDRLSTYVTYRSQQVTYRTAIPPSYQGHKEFDVWSPFVSGNSVPVAPFNFVGLGQDQANGNVFITVKVDGRVRWKVGAFVSGRYHLYVRCPAYISLGSRGNGVFVGENNAVKYQVVQRCSVSV, from the coding sequence ATGTCGATGAAGGAGTGCGATCATCACAAGGGAGCGAAGAGGAGGGCCTTCCGCCGCGTATTCTGCTGCATCGTGGTCTTCCTCTTCATCGTCCTTGTGACAATCCTCCTCATATGGGCAATCTTACGGCCAACAAAACCCACCTTCATCCTCCAAGACGTAACCGTCTACGCCTTCAACGCCACCGTACCGAACTTCCTAACCACCAACTTCCAAGTCACGTTAACCTCACGCAACCCCAACGAACACATCGGAGTCTACTACGACCGCCTCAGCACCTACGTCACTTACCGGAGCCAGCAGGTGACCTACCGGACCGCCATCCCGCCGTCGTACCAGGGCCACAAAGAGTTCGACGTTTGGTCGCCGTTTGTGTCCGGTAACAGCGTCCCCGTCGCGCCGTTTAATTTTGTTGGGCTTGGGCAGGACCAGGCTAACGGCAATGTTTTCATCACCGTTAAAGTTGACGGCAGGGTCCGGTGGAAGGTTGGTGCGTTTGTTTCCGGCCGTTATCATCTCTATGTGCGGTGTCCGGCGTATATCTCACTTGGGTCGCGCGGTAACGGCGTCTTTGTCGGAGAAAATAACGCCGTTAAGTATCAGGTGGTCCAGCGCTGCTCCGTTAGCGTTTGA